TTCTGACATCTCGTATCATATTGTAAAATGAACAGAGTCACAGACAATCGGTGAAGCTAACCCAATTTCCAGTAAGAAAATCCCTTTAAGTTTTACTTACCTCAACAGCAGGCGCATCTTCTGGCACAGTGAAATTTGCAGATGATCGTAACGCTCTCGTCTTCTCCTCGATTTCCTCAGAAGTGTACGCTGCAAAATAGATCCCAAATTTTCACAGTTCTCATTATCTCATTCATCCCAAAATGCCAGACCCACCACGCCAATTAGCATTCGCTAGTACTTTTCACttcaaaagcaacaaaaacacgaacaaaaacaaaaaacactaaCCAAACGACCCTTTCGAGATCAAAATGACACCCCCTCATTGAATCACAATTTTCTTGCCCTTCTCATTCAACACCAAAGCATAATTCAGAATAATTAGAATTCAAATTATCAAAGAATCAATTCGATCATTAATGTTATAACCTTCATCTGGATCAAACGCAAATGCCCAGAACCAAAAAATGACACCGTATTAGCTAAAGAAAAGCTCGAACACAAACCGTAGGAGGCGTATCCGGCGTAAGCAGTGGCTGCGGTGACGCCTCCGATTATACCGTACTTGAGAAACCTCAAACCCTTGTTGCTGCTCGTAGCGTTCGCTTCAGAAGCACTCGGAGAAGCATTACTAGCAGCTGTACCATTCGTAGTAGTATTCGAAGAAGCGCTAGCACTAGCACTAGCAGTAGATGTAGCAAATGACGGCGCTAGTGGCTCTTTGGGAGCGCCCGATACGGCGTCGGAGCTCAACAGGCGTCGATGGCGCTTGGATACGAAAGAGACGATGCGTGATCGGATAATTCCGGATGACATTGTTAGGGTGTTTGGGGATTGAATTTTGTGAAtttgggtctctctctctctcttagatctctgtgtgtgtgttagGGTTTTGAATCAGGGTTTTGCGCAGAGAGAGGGTTTTGGATTGGGGGTGTTTGGGACTTAGGGGGGCTATCACTCGACGAGGGTTATATGATTGGAGGGTGTTTGGGAGTCGGTGTGGGGCGGTTCTAGTCCAAGAGTGGAATCCAGATAAGTCACCGTTTGGCTGCCGCCGACTTACTTTATTTAGGTGGTTTTTTAGACCAATTTGTCTTAAGGTGTTGTTATTATTTCTATAATCTCAAATCCATAGTTCtactaaaaattatcattaaatttgtgatatatCATTAtgggtttttagatttttttttttttttttacctttttttttgacatatttatacaagaagagagaaaggaaggaaaaaaattcgaactaatgacctatGCTTCAAGAGGCGTAAtctccaaccgattgaactGCCAATTAGAGACGATGTTTTTTACTATCACGTCAAGGAGCGTgcatttgaaaatatgagagtAAAAACATGTGTGACATTACTCATTGTTAATTACATTACACCACCCCAGACAagggcggaactaggatttaTGGAGTAGgggaatgatttttttttttttttaatacattagGATGACAAacttaaataaattcaaaagcaCATCGATACATATAATCTCTGTGTATGTGTGTTTgtatgtgtttatataaaataaaagcatagaaatcataaatttaatcTTATGACATCACAAACATACAATAgtataaacaaaaaacaaaataaattaaacatgatTTATTGGGTCCAAGAAAAATGTACCTTTGAATATGTAGGGAAACTAAATGAATGGaggtgtatttttatttttatttttattttttcatgttggaagagagggcaaaacttaaaaataaaaaataaagtgggacacaaatattattttggagggacaaaagtataattttgaggggtcaaatttataaatatgcaTAGTTCaagacaattttttaaaaatttatgggGACGAATACCTATGCCTTGAAAATCCTTTTAGATCATTCATATCCGGctagataaatattattttattttattatgttttcttaaaagcTATAACAtttaatttagataatgaaatagATTCTCCCAtctcaatcaaacaaaataaaattgtcaaGAGGATCTTGTTCCTATCGACATGACAAGAACTCATAATTattactaatttattttttcttttttcttttattacatAATTAACAAGTAATTATTTGTAGTTTGTTCTCCTTCCCTTTCTGCCTTTCTAATTgattagggggaaaaaaaaaaaagagtatctTATTTTGTTGTTATATTACCGGCAACCACTTAGCTTTTTCCTTTTGCCCATGATAACAACTTCATCTAAAATACgttaaatgtttttgtttttgttgcttttgttgGTGAAAGGTGGagtagaatatattttttttaatcttttccaCAACAAAAAATGGACGGGAAACGAACTTAGAACCTTTTTAAAGGTTTATAGGGTTTGTTGTTAGGCAGAGAACTAACTTTCATGGTGTGCCcaccaaaacaaaaagggaagATGATAATGCAAAGAgtcaaaatcacaacaaaaagAACTTCTCAAGTTTAGAGTCGTGTTATACATAATGAATAATGTTCGAGAACCGTCGATAAGAGACGTGGGCAGATTATAAAGTGTTCCTAAGTGATAAGTTCTACATAGATTCTTTACTATACAAAACTAACTAAACTTTATAATTGATAGTATATATTTGGCTAGCGTTTTTTCTAGCCATGACAAATAGTATAAGAATTATGGTCGTTATctatatatgtattaaaaaatattcatacCAAAGTGATTTTTATGTaatgcttgttttaattttagtggAGAGAACTATTTCCTCAAGTTGGTTTTGCTTCCATGATAAGGAAACAAAAGGTGGCTTTGGTCCTCTTATATATGATTCATGCAATACTCAATTACCccaaaacaaatgagaaaaatgcTAAAGTATTTTGACCACTTTTACCTTGTGGCATGCTTGATTCTATAATGACTCTATAAGAGTATATATGTAACGATTTAAGGAAAATGCTAATTACATTTGTATTATAAGattaatttatatgtttttggatattttattttgtgttagaGAGGAAAATCTTGAAAGAATGTTGTGGAGAAGAGAAggatttttgttattatttattattatttttgtgggtCTTTGGGGATTAAGTACATATAAAAAGAGGTATACATATAATTGAAGGCATAGTGAGGCCTTAAGCATACCACATGGCAGGGTATGGAGTCTTTCCACATGTTTTACATCACCATAGGGTGTATGATTGTAGCTAAGCTGTTCCAATTACAATCATCCACGTGTTACCATTAAGTAAATTATAATTCAAAGCTTCCATAATGAGAAGATTACAATTAACAGGAAACAAAGAATATAACTGACATGCTTAAACCTCAAGTCTGTGATAATCTAAATCCAGAAATTCTAATCTCACTTGATTAACTTCCAACCACCGCCCCACAAGCAGATGTTTCAGTGTTTCAGCCACAAAATGAGAGTCTATGGCCTTGTATGATATAATTTGACTCTTCCACCCACCATATCAACCTCACATTTTTATGGGGTTATGCTTTGGGATAAACACATATGGACCGagattttctgaaattttttaccCGAATTTCAGAGAATTCAAACAGGGAATAAGAGAGGGGGTATGTTTTGGGATATTCAAACAGATGAATCCCACACTTTGAAAAGTTTAGAGACTCGCtcgaattttttaaaattaaggcAAATTTCTATGAAATTCTTCGAGTATACTCACACTTAAGAGGTTGGGACCAAGTACCATATGCTTGTGAAGTAATCTGTATTGGATTTAGATTTCTTGAAACTTCATGCTCGAATTTCAAAGAATTCGGGTAGGGAATAAGAGAAGAGTGCAGGTTCCGAAATATTCAAGTGAACCCCATACTTTAAGCCGTCTGGAGACTTGCTCAAACACCTAAGAACTTACACCACTTTCATTATTTGCTTGAATTCTTTAAAATTAGAGCATGAAATTTCAAAAGATCTAAATCCCAACACATGCTATTTCACAAGAATATGGTAATTGGTCCCAACCTCTAAGAAAATGACACCTCTCAATAATAAAGCTAGAAAGCAGCCAAACTGTATTTAGCAAAATGAGAGTCTTTACCAAAAAGGGTGCCAGCTAGAAAGTTTAAAATAGTCAAGTGGCAGCCTTGAGAAATGACACAACTCCTCAAAGGGCAGTTTGCTGCCTTGGCTCTTGGGACACCCATTTAAGGGATATTTGTGTGTACACCCACCCCACACCACACACTCTTGTAAATCTAAGATTTGAGctcctatatataaatatatgagaaaCCCTCAAACCACAACCAGCTTAAAAATCTTTCAAGACCCCCATCAAAGCTTAAACTCCTTTCCCAATTCACATCTTCAATATTTTCCAAGGAGCTGCTTCTTCAGCCAGAACAGAGAGGAGAAGAAATGGATCAAACTGAGTACCACAGCAAACAAACCTTGACTCAGTTGGTAAACATTCAATTTCTAAAAAAGATCACACAGTTGCTGGTCTCAGTTTCTGTGTTTTCTTACTTCTTTTCTTAcccatctttgttttctttcctcCAATCTTTCAACTTATACTTCTCTACATTCCCTTCCCATCTGTTCTCCCACACAATAGACAAAAACTGCATATTTCTCCTATGCAATGGACTCCTAGTTTTCCTTGCTAAATACTCTGGCCTAACAAGTTCTCTGTCCGGGTCTAATCATAATGAAGAATCCTTCAAAAGTGCTGGAGATGGTTTGCAACCCGAACCATTGATAATATTGGAGACCAAAGAGGCAATGTTGGATAAGGAGGCTTTGGTGGAAACCATTGGTTCTGCAGAAATTGTTGCTGTGGAACAACATGGAAGAGAAATGGACCATTTCATCAAAGAAGTCGAAAAAGAAACTGACGAGTCAGTGGTGGAGCAAGGAGGAAGAGGAGAAGAAcaagaacatgaagaacaagaagaacaagaagaaggaaATGGGATGTTGAGTACAGAGGAACTGAACAAGAAATTTGACGATTTTATTAGAAGGGTGAAGGAAGAAATAAGGATTGAAGCTCAACAACAACTAGTCATGGTTCAGTAATCCCCCTTAATTATCTGTTTACtcacaaaattatcaaaaatctGTAGCTCCAATAGTTGTTCATCACCCTTCTTCTGTTAGCCGTATGTGAAATATGTACTCTAGGAAATCTCTATTCTcctgtttgtttctttttccttggaGGGGAGGGCAGGAAGAAAGATCTGTTTGTGGTTTGTAGTACATCAATGTTCATTGCAATGATATTATTACTAATGGGAAGCTTTATCCTAATTAACCTCGATTAGGATTTTCACTGCTTTTATTATAAGTCATTTATAGACCGATGTGACAACATATATCATGTCGGccactaaataattaaacttaCTTATAAGattttgttgcttaattttttcataaataatgATGGATcataaaaaaaagcattaatatCTCAACCATTTTTTATAGATAGAAATCACACTTGGTAAACTTCTAAAAATTGCCCTACCATAAACAAGTGATTCGTTAACAAATGTTTCAGATTTAGAAGCTATATGGGAATTTCATGTGCTACTTTTAAGCACATAATTAACTCATCAGCTTAAATGTCATATGGTTTCCAACCcccattttgacaaaaacaaaaaacaaaaatgcttgCAATTTAAGCTAGGCACACTAGTGAATATGATGATGGTCAATTGGTCATTGTCAAAAATATTCATTAAATTgttgaatttaatattttctactAGCAGAAGCTTTTAGGAAGAATGACCCTCTCCATTTCAACCCAATTCTTTATATTAGAAGGGTAAAATTGCtaaggaaccaaaaaaaaaaggtgaaatgacaattttaccctctTAAATGTAAGGAACCGGctcttttccatttcatttgctTTTAGGACAAATTGTGATTCAATAAGTTTTGAGACAATaagtgatttaatatgatatcagaaCAAAGGTCTTGAGTTCGAACTGCACAGTTAtatatttcacgtgttaaatCTGAAAATAGTTTAAACCCATGTGTGAGAGACGAAATGATAATCGATCCAGTTCGCCATTTGATTCAAAACCGGATAATTGACACAAGTTAACCAATCAGAAATTGCTTAATTTGTGGTCTATGTTGTTGGAAGACAACTAAAAGAGTGCAGATGcacaaatcaaaacatatggATCTCATCGTGTGAATGCTCTTTAtccggaataggatcctctccatttcaaaatccctccatttcctccatttagtgtattttgaaaggtattgcatttaatgcactatcattattaaaacttttggacaacactacccttcaaaatgcactaaatggaggaaatggagggattttgaaatggagaggatccatttccCTTTAATGTGGTCTTTATaggttttgaaattaagggaTTTGAAAAGAGTGGTTGGCTTGGCTATTGCCCTCATATTGCTATCATTATAATGAAGGAAGAGAGAGGCCCATATGAAAATGATGCTTACGTCCATATGTGTTAAATATCAAAGACATAGCTACTTTAAGCTACGGAAAAAGATTAACTTACTTGGGACAAAGTTTCGGTTGTAGAAAAGTTTTCTAACCTAATTTATTAGGAGTTCGGTTGCTC
This genomic interval from Corylus avellana chromosome ca3, CavTom2PMs-1.0 contains the following:
- the LOC132176228 gene encoding mitochondrial import inner membrane translocase subunit TIM50-like, which gives rise to MSSGIIRSRIVSFVSKRHRRLLSSDAVSGAPKEPLAPSFATSTASASASASSNTTTNGTAASNASPSASEANATSSNKGLRFLKYGIIGGVTAATAYAGYASYAYTSEEIEEKTRALRSSANFTVPEDAPAVEKIQALLYSASMTGRGPRTMFQSVTFQIITYACCVVFMCSTI
- the LOC132176011 gene encoding uncharacterized protein LOC132176011, translated to MDQTEYHSKQTLTQLVNIQFLKKITQLLVSVSVFSYFFSYPSLFSFLQSFNLYFSTFPSHLFSHTIDKNCIFLLCNGLLVFLAKYSGLTSSLSGSNHNEESFKSAGDGLQPEPLIILETKEAMLDKEALVETIGSAEIVAVEQHGREMDHFIKEVEKETDESVVEQGGRGEEQEHEEQEEQEEGNGMLSTEELNKKFDDFIRRVKEEIRIEAQQQLVMVQ